A genome region from Altererythrobacter aquiaggeris includes the following:
- a CDS encoding lipopolysaccharide biosynthesis protein encodes MASDKIVPEPDRANHGILSNHEHLLNNMGVRTVKGGALSIGSQMAGMVLQLGTMIILARLLVPSDFGLIALAGVVTGFLAMFTELGLATATIQRKTINQDLVSALFYINIMMGCVIALLLAALAPFASILFGEPRLTHVIWALALTIPVISSSSQHSALLQRNMRWIPIYGITVFVQVISCMTAVVGAWVFGLGYWAIIAQSWVSALLTTALSWNFSKWRPSRVSDWRSVREPLQFGLHLTLFSFLNYFHRQFDDGLIGWRWGTNQLGHYNRAYTLLLLPLRLLNQPVSNAVIPALSRLQDKPDRWRNTYLDAVAPITVVSAFLGANLMVLSGPLLHILYGPAWDRAGTILGYLAISMIPAGAMNTAGWIYISLGNTKQMSHWALITTPFWVVAFLIALPYGAEGVAIGYSLAVLVLVAPCLAFASRNAPISLADILAVVIPPIFTGLLSGVAAKLAIEQGEFSGHWPVLMAGVLATSGIFSLILGLYCLANRHYRWRLVHRLSHHRKSFFSQGT; translated from the coding sequence ATGGCTTCAGACAAAATAGTACCAGAACCTGACCGCGCCAATCACGGAATTCTGAGCAATCACGAACATCTGCTCAACAATATGGGGGTACGAACCGTCAAAGGTGGCGCGTTATCCATCGGTTCTCAAATGGCTGGCATGGTCCTGCAACTAGGCACCATGATCATACTCGCCCGATTGCTTGTACCATCCGACTTCGGCTTGATTGCGCTGGCCGGAGTGGTGACAGGGTTTTTGGCAATGTTCACCGAATTAGGGCTCGCAACTGCGACAATTCAGCGCAAAACGATCAATCAGGACCTAGTTAGTGCATTGTTTTATATAAATATTATGATGGGCTGTGTCATTGCTTTGCTGTTGGCCGCCTTGGCACCGTTTGCATCTATTCTATTTGGAGAACCCAGACTTACACACGTGATTTGGGCCTTGGCGCTGACAATCCCCGTAATTTCATCAAGCAGTCAACATTCTGCTCTTCTGCAACGAAATATGCGCTGGATCCCGATCTACGGTATTACGGTATTCGTACAGGTAATCAGTTGTATGACAGCTGTCGTAGGAGCCTGGGTTTTCGGTCTGGGTTATTGGGCAATAATTGCGCAGAGCTGGGTGTCGGCTCTGTTGACCACTGCGCTAAGCTGGAATTTTTCCAAATGGCGGCCTAGCCGGGTGTCCGACTGGCGATCGGTCCGGGAACCGCTCCAATTTGGTTTGCACCTCACACTTTTCTCGTTTCTCAATTATTTTCATCGGCAGTTTGATGATGGCCTGATCGGCTGGCGCTGGGGCACAAATCAGCTGGGTCATTATAATAGAGCGTACACGTTGCTGCTCCTTCCGCTACGGTTATTGAACCAACCAGTCAGCAATGCGGTCATACCAGCTTTAAGTCGCTTGCAAGACAAGCCCGACCGGTGGCGGAACACCTATCTTGATGCCGTGGCTCCAATTACAGTTGTTTCGGCATTTCTTGGCGCAAATTTGATGGTTCTGTCCGGCCCACTTTTACATATTCTGTATGGTCCTGCTTGGGACCGGGCGGGTACAATCCTTGGATATCTTGCCATTTCAATGATTCCCGCTGGCGCTATGAACACCGCAGGGTGGATTTACATATCGCTCGGAAACACAAAGCAAATGTCTCACTGGGCACTGATTACGACGCCTTTCTGGGTGGTCGCTTTTTTGATAGCCCTTCCCTATGGCGCTGAAGGCGTCGCAATCGGCTATAGTTTAGCCGTACTGGTTTTGGTCGCACCTTGTCTGGCATTCGCCAGTCGTAATGCGCCAATTTCTCTGGCCGACATATTGGCCGTGGTCATACCACCCATTTTCACCGGATTGCTCAGCGGCGTTGCAGCCAAACTCGCAATCGAACAGGGCGAATTTTCCGGGCATTGGCCAGTTTTGATGGCTGGTGTACTTGCGACATCAGGAATATTCTCGCTTATTCTGGGGTTATATTGCTTAGCAAACCGCCATTACCGATGGCGCCTCGTGCATCGTCTTTCGCACCATCGTAAGTCATTTTTTTCGCAGGGAACGTAG
- a CDS encoding class I SAM-dependent methyltransferase — protein MKIRTLISRLLGKTSDRKFTGSADYWENRYNDGRSSGSGSEGQLAQFKAEVINRFVDEHEIKRVIEFGCGDGQQLQLSNYPEYLGIDVSAKALGICMDRYSDDPGKTFAPVYPSGNRFDLALSLDVIYHLIEDDAFAEYMSKLFASSDHWVCIYSSDMTQEEAIRIEPDLATADHVRHRKYSQWISRNQPDWAHHKSVKNRFPYDRNMRDNTSLAHFDFYRKI, from the coding sequence TTGAAAATCAGGACTCTTATCTCAAGACTGCTTGGCAAAACTTCCGATCGAAAATTTACGGGTTCCGCAGATTACTGGGAAAATCGCTACAATGACGGACGTAGCTCGGGAAGCGGCTCTGAGGGACAATTGGCGCAGTTCAAAGCGGAAGTGATAAACCGTTTTGTCGATGAGCACGAAATAAAACGAGTGATCGAATTTGGTTGTGGTGATGGCCAGCAGTTACAACTTTCGAACTATCCCGAGTATTTAGGAATTGATGTTTCCGCCAAAGCGCTGGGCATTTGCATGGATCGCTATTCCGACGATCCTGGAAAGACGTTTGCACCTGTCTATCCTTCGGGAAACAGGTTTGACCTCGCCCTGTCCCTAGATGTCATCTATCATCTAATCGAGGATGATGCGTTTGCTGAATACATGTCGAAGCTTTTTGCGTCTTCTGATCACTGGGTGTGCATCTATTCCAGCGACATGACGCAAGAAGAGGCTATCAGAATTGAGCCAGATCTGGCCACAGCGGATCATGTGAGGCACCGCAAATATTCACAATGGATTTCACGAAATCAACCAGATTGGGCCCATCACAAATCCGTCAAAAATCGCTTCCCTTATGATAGAAATATGCGCGACAACACCTCGCTCGCGCACTTCGATTTCTATCGGAAAATATAG
- a CDS encoding glycosyltransferase family 4 protein produces MMLAIIADNLTAPSETFIRDHAKLIAPDETIAIVRRESQGVLPPESTYLLERAADIESTILERIMQKAIRYILPPKVPQLGSNERMELMRILDRNSVSAVLIEHGHVATEFCKTLHQEKVPFFVHFHGYDANVLGDEARFKRAYVALFKQATGIIVASRFMAARIKLLGCHPTKINVVPMGIDTDFFSATKRQPGPPRVVTVSRLTRQKGVRYAIESFAKVLQTMPHAKFDIVGDGPERKNLERWAADFGISDKVVFHGALPSTSVRDLLQSADLYIQHCVTIAGEGIEGLGISILEAMACELPVIATSHGGLSETILPNCTGFLVNEYDTRQMAKHIIELLDNRKFRCQMGTAGRRRVQACYSQEASLQKMRGALGWPRLA; encoded by the coding sequence ATGATGTTGGCAATTATAGCTGATAACCTGACCGCGCCATCCGAAACGTTCATCAGGGATCACGCGAAACTGATTGCACCTGACGAGACGATCGCGATTGTCCGCCGAGAATCCCAAGGTGTTTTACCACCCGAATCAACGTACTTATTGGAGCGCGCAGCCGATATTGAAAGCACGATATTGGAACGTATCATGCAGAAAGCAATCCGATATATCTTGCCGCCAAAAGTGCCGCAGCTCGGAAGCAATGAGCGAATGGAGCTAATGCGTATTTTGGACCGCAACTCTGTCTCGGCGGTGCTCATTGAACATGGTCATGTTGCGACCGAATTTTGCAAGACATTGCACCAGGAAAAAGTTCCTTTCTTCGTTCATTTTCATGGATATGATGCGAATGTTCTCGGCGATGAAGCCCGATTCAAAAGGGCGTACGTTGCCCTCTTCAAACAAGCGACCGGAATAATTGTGGCGTCCCGCTTCATGGCCGCACGCATAAAATTGCTTGGCTGCCATCCAACCAAAATAAACGTGGTTCCTATGGGTATCGACACAGATTTTTTCAGCGCGACCAAACGCCAACCAGGTCCACCGCGTGTCGTTACCGTTTCACGGCTTACCCGTCAAAAAGGCGTACGATACGCGATCGAAAGTTTCGCCAAGGTTCTGCAGACAATGCCTCATGCCAAGTTCGATATTGTCGGTGACGGACCGGAGCGCAAGAATCTGGAGCGATGGGCCGCAGACTTTGGTATATCAGACAAGGTGGTTTTTCACGGCGCACTGCCATCCACCAGCGTCAGAGACCTTTTGCAATCGGCCGATTTGTACATCCAACACTGCGTGACGATAGCTGGTGAAGGCATTGAGGGGCTCGGCATATCGATCTTAGAAGCGATGGCTTGTGAACTCCCGGTCATCGCGACCAGCCATGGCGGACTTTCAGAAACAATCTTACCGAACTGCACCGGCTTTTTGGTCAATGAATACGACACGCGGCAGATGGCAAAGCATATTATCGAGCTGCTGGATAACCGAAAGTTCAGATGCCAGATGGGTACCGCAGGACGCAGGCGAGTTCAGGCCTGCTACTCGCAAGAAGCATCGCTGCAGAAGATGCGCGGTGCATTAGGTTGGCCGCGACTGGCTTGA
- a CDS encoding glycosyltransferase family 1 protein → MNKRSAKPGGGQGNVWIDISTLSKALAKPGSRASGIPRVVQEIALAARGKARTGFPIKLVRYDRVLPGFVVAEFAELDEMLARTGQQPSRIPSPREILRKVVPAQVKNLIKLEKRITEPLIMARQKARGLVSRGDAKASAMQHPFKDGDVWINPGSWWQAGVLEALSEIKSGGVGLHCSFLIHDCLPLIYPEFFRAEDAAIWRERLPALAPVADTILANSQNTAQDIAEAIPAVADRIHTIGFGESFDLAKPPSAEIASHLNDLAVRRPYVLMVGTLEVRKNHILAFRAWRSLQRRKTAGLPQLIFAGRWGWKTADLRDEIEASEYLGGLLTIVEGPSDAVLAALYAGAEFTLFPSHYEGWGLPVRESLAFGKACLAARNSAIPEAGGALATYFKSNSQPDLEAKLLEWIAAPATLSRTENKIAAEFKPVSWDICLSQTIEAARSADLAHHSSQSRPT, encoded by the coding sequence GTGAATAAGCGATCAGCCAAGCCGGGCGGCGGGCAAGGGAATGTCTGGATCGACATATCCACGCTGTCAAAGGCGCTTGCCAAACCCGGTAGCCGTGCGTCGGGGATACCCCGCGTTGTTCAGGAAATTGCGCTTGCCGCTCGCGGTAAAGCCCGCACGGGGTTCCCGATAAAACTGGTGCGTTACGACCGGGTACTGCCGGGTTTCGTCGTCGCTGAATTTGCCGAGCTGGACGAAATGCTTGCGCGCACCGGCCAACAACCGTCGCGGATCCCGTCGCCGCGCGAAATTCTGCGGAAAGTTGTTCCAGCGCAAGTGAAAAACTTGATCAAGCTGGAGAAGCGGATAACCGAACCCCTTATAATGGCGCGGCAAAAAGCACGCGGTCTGGTTAGCCGGGGCGACGCAAAGGCTAGCGCAATGCAGCATCCCTTCAAGGATGGCGATGTGTGGATCAATCCGGGAAGCTGGTGGCAAGCGGGAGTGTTGGAGGCGCTGTCCGAAATTAAATCCGGCGGGGTGGGCCTGCATTGTTCGTTCCTGATCCACGACTGTCTGCCATTGATCTATCCAGAGTTCTTTCGCGCCGAGGATGCCGCCATCTGGCGTGAAAGGCTGCCCGCACTGGCGCCGGTTGCGGATACTATTCTGGCCAATTCACAGAACACCGCGCAAGATATCGCGGAAGCAATTCCTGCGGTCGCAGACCGCATCCACACCATCGGCTTTGGTGAAAGTTTCGATCTTGCCAAACCGCCATCGGCTGAAATCGCATCTCATTTGAACGATCTGGCCGTGAGGCGACCTTATGTACTGATGGTTGGCACCCTGGAAGTGCGGAAGAACCATATATTGGCGTTCCGCGCCTGGCGTTCCCTTCAACGCCGCAAAACCGCAGGTCTGCCGCAATTGATTTTCGCCGGTCGCTGGGGCTGGAAAACAGCGGACCTGAGGGACGAAATAGAGGCATCGGAATATCTTGGCGGCTTGCTCACGATTGTCGAAGGTCCGTCGGACGCCGTTCTTGCCGCACTCTACGCGGGGGCAGAATTTACACTGTTCCCATCGCATTATGAGGGGTGGGGATTACCGGTGCGCGAAAGTCTCGCCTTTGGAAAGGCATGTCTGGCTGCGCGAAATTCAGCCATTCCGGAGGCAGGCGGCGCGCTGGCGACCTATTTTAAAAGCAATTCCCAGCCCGATCTCGAAGCCAAACTTTTGGAATGGATTGCAGCGCCGGCAACACTCTCGCGTACCGAGAATAAAATTGCTGCAGAGTTCAAGCCTGTGAGCTGGGACATTTGCCTAAGCCAAACAATCGAAGCGGCTCGATCAGCCGACTTGGCTCATCATTCAAGCCAGTCGCGGCCAACCTAA
- a CDS encoding glycosyltransferase family 4 protein — protein MPNKARVLVVTERFPPDVHGGAELSLASVLQKIDPSRYLVDLLVLNARETKIESGADFGTNQIIRIRGEADWPEGLARAHQVLAQMPPPVRAIYRPAILAKVAFGFVFSKSNEKRRRLQQLRLHLRYRGKQNPGFIFDQNVSAQNNQPAREAMADYLQQHKPALIHADNFDAIMFVLSLHLPDIPVVSMVRDHRFFCAHPGQQMNVEGTACTNCRRECVSERGKIFRAMLKQEMQVSISERQTALAHSARVTCTSQFLASQIAAMGLGVPVEAVGNPHPEVEDIAVGPVGLNRMAGSRILFIGALQDRKGPKLLVSAFAIIAAAFPDARIQFAGAGPAKPELEQQLASAGLTGRSEFLGFLGRKSMLRAIEQASIVVTPTIWPEPFGRVPLEAGLMGRPVIASDLGGHRETIIDGVTGILVEPSDPAQLAAAISGLLADPQRMHDMGEAAKRHISANFNPGVAARKLMAQWQLEISKGINGE, from the coding sequence ATGCCAAATAAAGCCCGTGTCCTGGTAGTAACCGAACGCTTCCCGCCCGACGTCCACGGCGGTGCCGAATTGAGCCTTGCAAGTGTTTTACAAAAGATCGACCCCAGCAGGTATTTGGTCGATCTTCTGGTGCTCAATGCACGCGAGACAAAAATTGAAAGCGGGGCCGATTTTGGTACGAACCAGATAATTCGCATCAGGGGTGAAGCGGATTGGCCCGAGGGACTGGCGCGGGCCCATCAGGTACTTGCACAAATGCCACCGCCGGTTCGCGCGATTTACCGTCCGGCAATTTTGGCAAAGGTCGCTTTCGGGTTCGTTTTCAGCAAGTCCAACGAGAAACGCAGGCGGCTGCAGCAGCTGCGGTTACATTTGCGTTACCGCGGCAAGCAAAACCCCGGGTTCATTTTCGATCAAAATGTCAGCGCGCAAAATAACCAGCCTGCGCGCGAGGCCATGGCCGACTATTTGCAGCAGCACAAACCAGCGCTGATCCATGCCGATAATTTTGATGCCATCATGTTCGTCTTGTCGCTTCATCTGCCGGATATTCCGGTCGTCTCGATGGTAAGGGATCATCGATTTTTCTGCGCACACCCCGGCCAGCAGATGAACGTAGAGGGTACCGCCTGCACCAATTGCCGCCGGGAATGTGTGTCGGAACGGGGTAAGATCTTTCGCGCCATGCTAAAGCAGGAAATGCAGGTTAGTATCAGCGAACGCCAAACCGCTTTGGCACATTCAGCGCGTGTAACTTGTACCAGCCAATTTCTCGCATCGCAGATTGCAGCCATGGGTCTGGGAGTACCAGTCGAAGCAGTCGGCAATCCGCATCCCGAAGTTGAGGATATTGCGGTTGGTCCCGTCGGTCTCAATCGTATGGCGGGTTCCAGAATACTTTTTATTGGGGCGCTTCAAGACCGCAAGGGGCCTAAACTACTGGTGTCCGCCTTCGCCATCATCGCTGCTGCATTTCCCGATGCGAGAATCCAGTTCGCTGGCGCGGGGCCAGCTAAGCCCGAATTAGAGCAGCAGTTGGCGAGCGCGGGCTTGACCGGCCGTTCGGAATTCCTGGGGTTTCTTGGCCGCAAGTCGATGCTGCGTGCCATCGAGCAGGCTTCGATTGTCGTCACACCCACGATCTGGCCGGAACCGTTTGGCCGCGTGCCGTTGGAGGCGGGATTGATGGGCCGGCCAGTCATAGCCAGTGATCTGGGAGGACACCGGGAGACGATTATCGACGGGGTAACCGGAATATTGGTCGAGCCAAGCGATCCGGCGCAGCTCGCCGCTGCAATTTCCGGACTATTGGCAGATCCTCAACGAATGCACGATATGGGGGAAGCTGCGAAGAGACATATTTCAGCCAATTTCAATCCGGGCGTTGCCGCTCGGAAACTGATGGCCCAGTGGCAATTGGAAATTTCAAAGGGTATAAACGGTGAATAA
- a CDS encoding CpaF family protein has product MSAFGRKNGPGGMPAGGRPNFGVARPMKGGDGKKPGAETAPLPGAGQGGEQFPPIPDGPGSVGGGTDKADAMSRLADRANNVVSGEHKAEGFEASVHKIKEQVLPRLLERVDPEAAATLTKDELSEEFRPIIMEVLAELKVTLNRREQFALEKVLIDELLGFGPLEELLGDPDVSDIMVNGPQQTYIEKGGKLMLAPIQFRDEQHLFQIAQRIVNQVGRRVDQTTPLADARLKDGSRVNVIVPPLSLKGTAISIRKFSEKPITIDMLKEFGSMSDKMATALKIAGACRMNVVISGGTGSGKTTMLNALSKMIDPGERVLTIEDAAELRLQQPHWLPLETRPPNLEGQGAITIGDLVKNALRMRPDRIILGEIRGAECFDLLAAMNTGHDGSMCTLHANSPRECLGRMENMILMGDIKIPKEAISRQIAESVDLIVQVKRLRDGSRRTTNITEVIGMEGDVIVTQELFKFEYLDESEDGKIIGEFRPSGLRPYTLEKARQFGFDQAFLEACL; this is encoded by the coding sequence ATGAGTGCATTTGGACGCAAAAACGGACCAGGCGGTATGCCTGCCGGTGGCCGGCCAAACTTCGGTGTGGCGCGCCCTATGAAAGGTGGCGATGGCAAAAAGCCTGGGGCCGAAACAGCCCCGCTGCCCGGTGCCGGCCAAGGCGGTGAACAGTTCCCGCCGATCCCCGATGGCCCGGGATCGGTCGGCGGCGGCACGGATAAAGCCGATGCAATGTCCCGCCTTGCAGACCGTGCGAACAATGTCGTTTCGGGCGAACACAAGGCCGAAGGTTTTGAAGCAAGCGTTCACAAGATCAAGGAGCAGGTGCTGCCGCGTCTGCTCGAACGGGTTGACCCGGAAGCCGCTGCCACGCTGACCAAAGACGAACTGTCGGAAGAATTTCGGCCGATAATCATGGAAGTGCTGGCTGAACTGAAGGTCACGCTGAACCGCCGCGAGCAGTTTGCGCTTGAAAAAGTTCTGATTGACGAGTTGCTGGGCTTTGGTCCGCTCGAAGAATTGCTGGGCGATCCCGATGTGTCCGATATCATGGTCAACGGCCCGCAGCAGACCTATATCGAAAAAGGCGGCAAGTTGATGCTTGCCCCGATCCAGTTCCGCGACGAGCAGCATCTGTTCCAGATCGCGCAGCGGATCGTGAACCAGGTCGGCCGGCGCGTCGATCAGACCACCCCGCTGGCCGATGCGCGGCTCAAGGATGGCAGCCGTGTCAACGTGATTGTACCGCCGCTGAGCCTCAAGGGTACAGCGATCTCGATCCGTAAATTCTCCGAAAAGCCGATCACGATCGATATGCTCAAGGAATTCGGATCGATGAGCGACAAGATGGCCACGGCGCTGAAAATCGCTGGTGCCTGCCGGATGAATGTCGTCATATCGGGGGGTACGGGTTCGGGCAAAACCACCATGCTCAACGCCTTGTCGAAAATGATCGATCCCGGCGAGCGCGTATTGACCATCGAGGATGCGGCAGAGCTTCGTTTGCAGCAGCCGCACTGGCTACCGCTTGAAACCCGCCCGCCAAACCTGGAAGGCCAGGGCGCAATTACGATTGGCGATCTGGTAAAGAACGCGCTGCGTATGCGGCCCGACCGGATTATCCTGGGCGAGATTCGCGGCGCTGAATGTTTCGATTTGCTGGCCGCGATGAACACCGGCCATGATGGATCGATGTGCACGCTTCACGCCAACAGCCCGCGCGAATGTCTGGGCCGGATGGAAAACATGATTTTGATGGGCGATATCAAGATCCCGAAAGAAGCCATTTCGCGCCAGATTGCCGAATCGGTCGATCTGATCGTTCAGGTTAAACGCCTGCGCGATGGTTCGCGCCGCACCACCAACATCACCGAAGTGATCGGGATGGAAGGCGATGTTATCGTGACGCAGGAACTGTTCAAGTTCGAATATCTCGACGAGAGCGAAGACGGCAAGATCATCGGCGAATTCCGACCCTCGGGCCTGCGCCCCTACACATTGGAAAAAGCCCGCCAGTTCGGCTTCGATCAGGCCTTTCTGGAAGCCTGCCTCTAA
- the soxR gene encoding redox-sensitive transcriptional activator SoxR, whose translation MAITKDDLLPIGELARRTGLAVSAIRFYEERGLLAAFRTAGNQRRFLRSDMRRLSFILIAQKLGLGLTEIEAQLAKLPQGRTPTVRDWHTISLSMRTAIDEKIALLTRTRNQLDQCIGCGCLSLKKCQLYNRDDKMGATGQGPRLVLAAAQ comes from the coding sequence ATGGCCATTACCAAAGATGATTTGTTGCCGATCGGCGAATTGGCGCGGCGCACCGGCCTCGCCGTTTCGGCCATCCGTTTTTATGAAGAGCGCGGGTTATTGGCGGCGTTCCGGACAGCCGGAAACCAGCGCCGGTTCCTGCGGTCCGATATGCGGCGGCTCAGCTTTATCCTTATTGCACAAAAGCTGGGTCTGGGTCTGACCGAGATTGAAGCGCAGCTGGCAAAATTGCCGCAAGGCCGCACGCCGACGGTGCGTGACTGGCACACGATCAGCCTGTCCATGCGCACGGCAATCGACGAGAAAATCGCCTTGTTGACGCGTACGCGCAACCAGTTGGACCAATGCATCGGGTGCGGTTGTCTCAGCCTGAAAAAATGCCAGCTTTACAACCGGGACGATAAAATGGGTGCCACCGGGCAGGGTCCTCGGCTGGTGTTGGCAGCAGCGCAGTAA
- a CDS encoding VOC family protein, with protein sequence MSVAKIEHANLSVTDPDRSSRFFQKLCGWEERWRGPSMMGGETIHVGSHQAYIALYTHARVTGGYDKGQPLNHIGIAVDDLEAAEKIVLGSGLKTFSHSAYDPGPRSFYFLDWDGIEFEIVCYG encoded by the coding sequence ATGTCCGTCGCCAAAATCGAACACGCCAATTTGTCGGTCACTGATCCGGACCGTAGCAGCAGATTTTTCCAGAAATTGTGCGGGTGGGAAGAAAGGTGGCGCGGCCCGTCCATGATGGGCGGCGAAACCATTCACGTTGGCAGCCACCAAGCCTATATCGCGCTGTACACGCACGCGCGGGTGACTGGCGGATATGATAAGGGTCAACCGCTCAACCATATCGGTATCGCGGTGGATGATCTCGAAGCGGCCGAAAAGATTGTGCTGGGCAGCGGTCTAAAAACCTTCAGCCACAGCGCCTACGATCCTGGCCCGCGCAGTTTTTACTTTCTGGACTGGGACGGGATCGAATTCGAAATCGTCTGCTACGGATAA
- a CDS encoding SOS response-associated peptidase, protein MCNLYRMTRAVDEIAGLFNAAAQVGNAGAEIYPGYPGYVAEGGRLRQMSWGFPLAMRGKHGQILKPRPVNNARADKLQGGFWKSSFTDRRCLIPVTAWAEAEGENGKKTRSWLSLPDSSVFSIGGIWRSSAEWGDVYSMVMTDAAPQVSAVHHRMPVIVAPEDRDVWLTSPADQAFELCRPWQGHIAIDRTTEPWVKRKAAG, encoded by the coding sequence ATGTGTAATCTCTACCGCATGACACGCGCGGTCGATGAGATCGCCGGTCTGTTCAATGCAGCGGCGCAAGTCGGAAATGCGGGCGCCGAAATTTACCCAGGGTATCCGGGTTATGTGGCCGAAGGCGGACGCCTGCGTCAGATGAGCTGGGGCTTCCCACTAGCGATGCGGGGCAAGCACGGACAGATACTCAAACCCCGTCCTGTCAACAATGCGCGCGCGGACAAGTTGCAGGGCGGTTTCTGGAAATCGAGCTTCACTGACCGGCGCTGTTTAATTCCTGTAACAGCCTGGGCGGAAGCCGAAGGCGAAAACGGTAAAAAGACCCGTAGCTGGCTATCACTCCCCGATAGCTCGGTATTCTCCATCGGGGGCATCTGGCGCAGCAGCGCGGAATGGGGCGATGTCTATTCAATGGTGATGACCGATGCCGCCCCGCAGGTCAGCGCCGTGCATCACCGGATGCCGGTGATTGTTGCGCCTGAAGACCGCGATGTCTGGCTGACTTCACCTGCTGACCAAGCATTCGAGCTTTGCCGGCCATGGCAAGGTCATATCGCGATCGATCGCACGACCGAACCGTGGGTAAAACGCAAGGCGGCTGGCTGA
- the ubiA gene encoding 4-hydroxybenzoate octaprenyltransferase, giving the protein MTDTLTPDSQHTGLVAQLPQLPRDLALLARFDRPIGWWLLFWPCVWGVWLAGAGWQFALLGWLLLGAVVMRGAGCVYNDIVDAKLDRQVARTAARPIASGRIGKRTAWLWLLALCAIGIVVLFQLSLPAQIVALASVALVAAYPFMKRLTWWPQAWLGMVFSWGALVGWTQLRGDHWDVLAALYAGTICWVIGYDTIYALQDREDDALVGIRSSALRMGSKVKPGVAAFYLGAAGLWGLAFWLLRQDWIALVALVPAAVHLAWQVATLEPGDPANPLRRFRSNRFAGLLVAAACFVAGNA; this is encoded by the coding sequence ATGACCGATACGCTGACGCCGGACAGCCAGCACACAGGTTTGGTCGCGCAGTTGCCGCAGTTGCCGCGCGATCTTGCATTGCTTGCGCGGTTTGACCGGCCAATCGGGTGGTGGCTGCTGTTCTGGCCGTGTGTTTGGGGCGTATGGTTGGCAGGCGCGGGCTGGCAGTTTGCGCTGCTCGGATGGTTGCTGCTCGGCGCGGTTGTGATGCGCGGGGCGGGCTGCGTCTATAACGACATCGTGGATGCCAAGCTGGATAGGCAGGTCGCGCGCACTGCGGCCCGCCCGATTGCAAGCGGGCGGATCGGCAAGCGTACCGCATGGCTGTGGTTGCTGGCGTTGTGCGCTATCGGAATAGTCGTGTTGTTCCAGCTCAGCCTGCCAGCGCAGATCGTGGCGCTGGCCAGTGTAGCGCTGGTTGCGGCCTATCCTTTCATGAAGCGGCTTACATGGTGGCCGCAGGCCTGGCTGGGCATGGTGTTCAGTTGGGGTGCACTGGTCGGCTGGACGCAGCTTCGCGGCGACCATTGGGATGTGCTGGCAGCGCTTTATGCCGGAACGATTTGCTGGGTGATCGGGTATGACACGATTTACGCCTTGCAGGACCGCGAGGATGACGCGCTGGTGGGTATCCGTTCCAGCGCGCTCCGCATGGGCAGCAAGGTGAAACCGGGTGTCGCCGCCTTTTATCTTGGCGCAGCGGGTTTGTGGGGCCTCGCTTTCTGGTTGCTTCGTCAGGACTGGATTGCGCTGGTCGCCTTGGTCCCGGCTGCGGTTCACTTGGCCTGGCAAGTGGCAACGCTGGAGCCTGGCGATCCCGCAAACCCGCTCCGCCGGTTTCGTTCGAACCGGTTTGCCGGCCTGCTGGTGGCCGCAGCCTGCTTCGTGGCGGGAAATGCCTGA